The Candidatus Poribacteria bacterium genome contains the following window.
CAAGTCTCGGTATCGGTAGAACTTTCCAGAATATCCGACTCTTCACGGAGCTCACAGTCCTCGATAACGTCAAAATCGGACGGCACCCTCGCACTTCAAGCAGCCTTATCGGCTCGGTGTTTCGCACGAAGACACAGCAGCGGGAGGAGACGGATATCGCAGGGCGCGCACACGATATGTTGGAATTCGTCGGGTTGGACGCGTTGAGCGGCCAGTCGGCGGGTAACCTCTCCTATGGTGATCAGCGTCGCGTTGAGATTGCAAGAGCGTTGGCAACTGAACCGAAACTCCTGCTTCTCGATGAACCTGCTGCGGGGATGAATCCACAAGAGACACAGGAACTTATAGAACTCATCTATACGATACGTGAGCGAAGCGTCACTGTCCTCCTTATTGAACACGACGTTAAACTGGTGATGCAAATCTCGGATTGGGTGACCGTGCTCGACCACGGCGAGAAAATCAGTGAAGGTCTACCGACTGATGTTCAAAACGACGAGAAGGTCATTGAGGCGTATCTGGGGAAATCTGACGATGCTTGAACTCAGGGATATACATACATATTACGGGCAAATTCGGGCTGTGCAAGGGGTCTCTATCACTGTAAATGCGGGTGAGATGGTCTGTCTCATCGGTGCAAATGGTGCGGGTAAGTCGACGACTTTGATGACGGTTTCGGGGGTCTATACACCGGTGCAAGGGAGCATCTACTTCGAGGATGAAGATATTACCGGATTATCGGCAGAGCAGCGAGTCGCCCTCGGTATCTCACAAGTTCCAGAAGGACGACTCGTCTTTCCAGATATGAGTGTCCTTGAGAACCTTGAACTCGGTGCGTATACGCGAGAGGATCGACCGAGCATCAGAGACGATTTAGACAAAATTTTTCAGTCTTTCCCCGTGTTGCAGGAACGGCGGCGGCAGCGGGGCGGCAGCCTCAGCGGTGGTGAACAACAGATGTTAGCGATTGGACGGGCACTGATGTCCCGACCGCGACTCCTCCTGCTCGATGAACCCTCCTTGGGACTTGCACCCCTTATTGTTCAACGGATTTTTGAGATCATCGAACAGATTAACGACGATGGTACGACGATTCTGCTTGTTGAACAAAACGCCCAATTAGCGTTGCAGGTAACCCATAGGGGCTACGTTATGGAGACCGGTGAAATCGCCATGGAAGGTACGTCTGCGGACCTGTTAGCCGATGAACGTGTGCGACAGGCGTATCTTGGAGAGTAGCGAACCGCGAACCGCGAATAGCGAATAGCGAACCGCGAATAGCGAACCGCGAATAGCGAACCGCGAACCGCGAATAGTGAACCGCGAACCGCGAATAGCGAATAGTGAACCGCGAATAGCGAACCGCGAATAGCGAATAGCGAACCGCGAATAGTGAACCGCGAAAGGAGTAAGTATGCGGGATTTCAGAGGATTGCAGGTGTGGGAAAAGTCTCACGACTTAACGTTGAGCGTGTATAAGTTTACATCACAATTTCCGCGCGAAGAGATGTATGGGCTGACAAGTCAAATCCGTCGAGCGTGTGCCTCGATTCCGACAAACATCGCTGAAGGTTGTGGCAGAGAAAGTTCGGCTGACTTCGCTCGTTTTCTGCAGATAGCTATGGGCTCAGCAAGTGAAACAGAGTATCTCATTCTGCTTGCCCGCGATCTCAAATACATCCATACTAATCAATATAACGAGTTAATGGATCCAGTTAATCATATAAAAAGAATGCTAATCAATTTACAAAAAAGTGTCAGAGGAGATAGCGAACCGCGAATAGCGAACCGCGAATAGCGAATAAAAAATGTACCCTACACTAATTGACTTTGGACCCATTGGCATTCATTCTTACGGTTTAATGTTGGCGACTGCGTTTATTACAGTCGTCTTTGTTTTACAATATGAATTGAAGCGTCGGGGTTTTGTTGCGGAGTTGGCGGGGAGTATCGTGATGGCGGCGGCGATCGGGGGGATTGTCGGCGCGAAAGTTTATTCTGCCCTTTTGGACGGGGCGATCAATATCCAGGAACTGTTCTCAACGGCGGGCTTGGTCTGGTATGGCGGTTTGATCGGTGGATGTCTTGCTGTCACGATAGTTGTCGTGCGCTCCCCGAACCCGTATCTCCCGACAATCGACATCATCGGACCGACGCTCTTACTCGGCTATGGCATCGGTCGGATTGGGTGTTTGCTTGCGGGGGATGGGGACTACGGACCACCCTCTGACCTCCCGTGGGCGATGGCGTTCCCGAACGGTACTGTTCCTACAGATGTCCCAGTGCACCCGACACCTATATATGAGTCGCTGATGTCCTTTGCGTTTTTCGGACTGCTGTGGTCGCAGCGTCGGCGGTTTGAAGGTGTTCCGGGGACGACGTTCGGTCTGAGTCTGATATTGTTGGGGGTTGAGCGGTTTATTGCGGAGTTTTGGCGGATTACGCCGCGTGTGTTGGGGTGGATGACGGCGGCGCAGATTTTTAGTATTGTTGCGTTTGTTGTCGGGATTGTGCTGATTTTCTGGCTGCGCGGACGCCCGCGTGCGGTTGTCGCCGCACCGTCAACAGAAGTTTCTACGCCATCGACTCGAGAGCCGTCGTCTCCCCGACGTAAACGGCGGCAACGAAAAAGGTAGACGAGGTTTGTAGTGGTGCAATTCATTGCACCTTAGGTAAGGAGACTTAAAGGTGGATTTTAGTTGGTTTGGTATCACTGTTATTGACATAGGTGTTGTGAGCATAGGCGTTATTGGTTTCGCTTGGCTTTTTCGTAGGATCGCTGCACTTGAACGAGAAAACGGTGGGCTACGCGCTCAAGTTAACACACTTGAACGAGAAAACGGTGGGCTACGCGCTCAAGTTAACACACTTGAACGAGAAAACGGTGGGCTACGCGCTCAAGTTAATGCACTTGAGCAGGAGAACGGTAGGATAAGGGTTCAGGTCAATACACTTGAGCAGGAAATTAATGCACTTAAGCAGGAAAACCAAGAACTCAAACACGAAAACCGAGAACTTAGAAAAGATTTTGAGGTTTTAGCAGGACGATACGCCGAAATCAAAGAGGTACTTGCGCTTATCCTCAAGCGTGAAGAGTTTAGCAGCTAAATTGCATATATACCTTTATATAAAGGGCAAAAAAATAACATGCAAACGAAGCGGATTTGTCTGTGGTCGGGGCCTCGGAATGTGTCTACTGCACTGATGTACGCCTTTGCACAACGCAGCGATACACAAGTTGTTGATGAACCGCTCTACGCCCACTATCTCTATAGGACGGATAGGGCAGGGGCGCATCCGGGGACGGCTGAGGTGATGGCATCGATGTCAACAGACGGCGAAGAAGTGATCCGTGAGGTGATCCTCGGTCCGTATGAGAAACCCGTGCTTTTCATGAAACAGATGGCGCACCATCTCATCCATATCGACCGCGGGTTCCTTCGAGAGACGCTGAATGTGTTCCTGATCCGGGATCCGCGAGAGATGCTCCCTTCGTTGATGAAGGTGATTGGAAAACCGACGTTGGCGGATACGGGCTTCAAGACGCAGCACGATCTACTTCTATCTTTGCGAGCGGCGGGTCAGTCGCCGCCGATTCTTGATGCGCAGTTGCTCTTGGAGAATCCGTCGGGTGTGCTTTGTGAATTGTGCGAACGGTTGGGGCTGCGATTTGAGAAGGCGATGCTTTCTTGGTCGGTCGGTGGGTGTCCCGCGGATGGGATTTGGGCGAAGTATTGGTATGGGAACGTGCATCAGAGTACAGGGTTTACGCCGTATCGTCCGAAATCGGAGCCGTTTCCAGAGGAATTAGAGGATATTTTGGAGGTGTGTTTGGGGTATTATGGTGTGTTGCGGCGGTCAGCGATCCTCGCTTAGCACCTCAAGGAGCTGCTCCAAAATCGCCTCCGTTTCGGCATCGCGCTTGGCGCGGCTTTGACGCAACTGCTCTAATAACTCCGCTGCGGTTGGCGGTGCTTCGCCTGCTTCTGTCGGAACAGTCGTCGCCGGTTGCCCTAAAAATAGGACCTCTAACGCTTTGTCCAACGTCTTCGCCGATGCGAGTTCGCTTGCTCCTGCCTTGACGACGACCATCTCTAACTTCGGTCGTCGGGGTTGTGTGTCGTCGCCGTTCGCGCGCTCCTGCTTCTTCGCCTGCAAATAGATCGCCTCGACATAGAACAGGGCGTCCTCAATCGGAATAATCAACAGGTTGCCCCGAATGACATCGCTCGCCTTTTCCCAACCGACCTGTAGCTGCCCGGTCGCTTTATTAATGTCCTCCTCGACCTGTGTCGGTCCAGCGACATCGGCACCCTCCGGCAAGACGTAGACAATCCGCTCGCCGTAATGTGGCGGGTCACACCTTGCGACCATCCACGCCTTCAACCGTTTCTCGCGTTTCGGTGGCGTGAATGGAATCATATTCACGAATTCTGGGGTGTCTTCA
Protein-coding sequences here:
- a CDS encoding ABC transporter ATP-binding protein, which produces MERAPIRLLAVNEMSRHYGGVIALSDVTMAVHPGQIFSLIGPNGAGKTTLFNCVTGLDSPTFGSVDFLGESITGLRPDQVTSLGIGRTFQNIRLFTELTVLDNVKIGRHPRTSSSLIGSVFRTKTQQREETDIAGRAHDMLEFVGLDALSGQSAGNLSYGDQRRVEIARALATEPKLLLLDEPAAGMNPQETQELIELIYTIRERSVTVLLIEHDVKLVMQISDWVTVLDHGEKISEGLPTDVQNDEKVIEAYLGKSDDA
- a CDS encoding ABC transporter ATP-binding protein, translated to MLELRDIHTYYGQIRAVQGVSITVNAGEMVCLIGANGAGKSTTLMTVSGVYTPVQGSIYFEDEDITGLSAEQRVALGISQVPEGRLVFPDMSVLENLELGAYTREDRPSIRDDLDKIFQSFPVLQERRRQRGGSLSGGEQQMLAIGRALMSRPRLLLLDEPSLGLAPLIVQRIFEIIEQINDDGTTILLVEQNAQLALQVTHRGYVMETGEIAMEGTSADLLADERVRQAYLGE
- a CDS encoding four helix bundle protein — its product is MRDFRGLQVWEKSHDLTLSVYKFTSQFPREEMYGLTSQIRRACASIPTNIAEGCGRESSADFARFLQIAMGSASETEYLILLARDLKYIHTNQYNELMDPVNHIKRMLINLQKSVRGDSEPRIANRE
- a CDS encoding prolipoprotein diacylglyceryl transferase, with product MYPTLIDFGPIGIHSYGLMLATAFITVVFVLQYELKRRGFVAELAGSIVMAAAIGGIVGAKVYSALLDGAINIQELFSTAGLVWYGGLIGGCLAVTIVVVRSPNPYLPTIDIIGPTLLLGYGIGRIGCLLAGDGDYGPPSDLPWAMAFPNGTVPTDVPVHPTPIYESLMSFAFFGLLWSQRRRFEGVPGTTFGLSLILLGVERFIAEFWRITPRVLGWMTAAQIFSIVAFVVGIVLIFWLRGRPRAVVAAPSTEVSTPSTREPSSPRRKRRQRKR
- a CDS encoding sulfotransferase family protein, whose amino-acid sequence is MQTKRICLWSGPRNVSTALMYAFAQRSDTQVVDEPLYAHYLYRTDRAGAHPGTAEVMASMSTDGEEVIREVILGPYEKPVLFMKQMAHHLIHIDRGFLRETLNVFLIRDPREMLPSLMKVIGKPTLADTGFKTQHDLLLSLRAAGQSPPILDAQLLLENPSGVLCELCERLGLRFEKAMLSWSVGGCPADGIWAKYWYGNVHQSTGFTPYRPKSEPFPEELEDILEVCLGYYGVLRRSAILA